AGATcgtacttttttattgtttcacaaaCATGGAGTCACCAGCGACTTATTTAGGTTgataaatcttgtttttctctttgaatcAGTCGTTGAGCTAATGGGGTGTAGCTAACAGGTTAGCAGCCATTAGCCACAGTGGCTAATGTGAAAGAAGTATAAAATACATTGTGACTTATTTAGTTCTAGaaatatttttggtatttttagatTAGTTGTTGAACTAATGAGGTGTAGCTAGCAGGTTAGCAATAGAAGAAGCTGTGAGGACTTATTTAGCtctaaaagtatttttgttcttaGCTAACAGGTTAGCAGCTAGTAGCCACAGTGGCTAACGTAGAAGAAGAAGTTGTCACATATTTAATtctataaataattttgttttttagatcaGTTATTGAACTAACTGGGTGTAGCTAACAGTTGGCTAACAGGTTAGCAGCCATTAGCTACAGCGGCTaatgtagaagaagaagaagttgtgATGACTCATTTAGCTCTAAAAATATATGTGTTCTTAGCTAACAAGTTAGCAGCTAGTAGCCACAGGGGCTAATGTAGAAGAAGAAGTTGTCACATATCTAAGTctgtaaataattttgttttttagatcaGTTGTTGAAGTAACTTAGTGTAGCTAACAGGTTAGCAGCCATTAGCCACAGTGACTAATGTAGAAGAAGTAGTTGTGAGTCTTTTAgattcagaaatatttttgttctttagctAATGTGGTGTACCTAGCAGGTGGCTAACAGGTTAGCAGCCATTAGCCAAAGCGGCTAATGTAAAGGAAGTATAAAATaacttaacttaaataaattttttgGGTATTTTTAGATTAGCTGTTGAACTAATGAGGTGTAGCTAACAGTTGGCGAACATATTAGCTGTTATTAGCCACAGCGGGTaatgtagaagaagaagaagaagctgtgacaactcatttagttttaaaaatatatttgctcTTAGCTAACAGGTTAGCAGCTAGTAGCCACAGTGGCTAATGTAGAAGAAGAAGTTGTCACATATTTAAGTctgtaaataattttgttttttagatcaGTTGTTGAACTAACTGGGTGTAGCTAACAGTTGGCTAACAGGTTAGCAGCCATTAGCTACAGCGGCTAATCTAAAAGAAGTAGACTTAGTAGCTGTGACTTTTTTAGgtgcagaaatatttttattctttatttcagttcttTAGCTAATGTAGTGTACCTATCAGGTGGCTAATAGTTTAGCAGCCAGTAGCCACAGTGGCTAATATCAAAGAAGTAGAAGAAGTAGTTGTGACTTATTTAGTTCTAGagatatttttcctttttttagatcAGTTGTTGAGCTAATGGTTGTGTGGCTAACAGGTGGCTAATGGTTTAGCTGCTTTAGCCACAGTAATTATTAGCTGATGTTggcattttgttgctttgtgcTAACTTCTAAGTTTAGTTTTCTGATAAAATGTGGTtgtacagtttgttttgaatATGCAGTTCTTCTTCACCaaccaaataaaattaaaatcaggtAATTTCTagagaaaaaacaatttaaaattttgacccATTAATTGTGTGAGATTAAATTAATCAGAATTTCTTAAGAGGAAATCAGCAAATTATCCCATTTTTATCCAAATCATTAAATACTGATTCCTGGTAAGAATATTAAAGCTTAAATatttacagctgtttgtttagGTGTTTAAAAAAGCAGGTGTTATTAAATCACTGAGGGTcaaatttaatgtttcttttcttccttttcatatttaaatgctGTCATTTTGCGTCCAACTCTGTAAGGCAGCAAACGGGTCACATAATTACGTTTTTCCCACCGTCTGTCTCAGACACGTAACGACCTTTGACCGTCTGAGTGCTCCTGAAACGTTCAGCATTTAAACATTAGTGCTTCTGAACGCAACCTAAAGCTGCAAAAGTTAACATTTAACTGGAACGACAATCGGCAGCTGGCTGGgtcctttttattctttcacatTTGACCAAATAAATGATTATAGGACAAATAAATCTTCAGTCTTTGGGCCCAAGTTgtcatatatttaaatatatttcatttataGCCGTCTTTGTTAAAGCAAAATGCTTTGCTGGGGGTATTCTAAGGATGTTGATTCGTCGTGGGTCGGTCTGGGTCTCGTTTTATTCTGCATTAAGCTTTCGGGATTCACGTGACGTTCGTCCACGTTATCTGAGCGGACAAattgttgtttcagtttgtgtggaGTCGAGCTCCCGGACCGGACTTTGTGTCACAGATTCTTTCCGACTCAAGCGAAGCTTCTGATGTAACCGCGCGAAATAAAAGAGGGCGAAACGCTGACGTCTTTGCCAACAGAGCCGATCATTCCTGATCAGCCTCCCCCTCAACTTTAGGTCTCCCATGACAACCCTTCCCCGGCTTACCGCCCCGTTACTAAAGTACGTGTTTGTCCGCGGCGCTTCGCGGCGATCCACCGGCAGACGGCGGACGGAAATCCACAAGGTCGAACAAAACTCTGAGAAGTTAGTTTCAGAGTGAAAGGACTGAAAACGCGTCCTCCTTTCCTGAGCTGTAATTGCATCGTGTTCGGCTGAAGGAGTTGCTGGGTCAAGCTGTGACGTGGGCAAGTTTTACATTCCAGCAGCACGCTCAGCCAAAGCAACCGGACGGGAAGTCCAAATACAGCTCGCTGCTGAAGGATGGAGCTTAAAGCTGAGCCGAGTCCATGGGGTCActcataaaaaaggaaactgaaggTGGGGTCTCAATCAAGCTTTCAATGGCGCCGCATTTGGAGGAAACGtttgtatgctggtgtagattctcagtcatccaggccgtggtaaaaattcaaaaaaggttaaaaaacaaaaacaactggacttctattctgtagctgaagacgtttcgcttctcatctgaggagctttctcagttcagaaatagagagtgcaaaattgagcttttaaagctgagatgtgatgtaaactggattgcttgcaaattattctcgctctcctaacaatagagggtcattagggtccttgtttgtctgactcactgatgggccactctgttgattggagtgaaactgactggggatcaggcctaaagctggaatctgagacctcctcctctgtctctcttttgacacagatggcttcctttacccccctctcgaaccatctgtcttctcagaACATTTTTGATCCTCAAAGGAGTGaaccgctgagtcctgtccagaagaggtggctctcctgtgttgagccatgcgtctgtggagaggttgtttggtctctccgaTGTAGAggtctgaactgcagacaccacgccgctcagtttgggtttgggtgttttgtccttagggtggaccacaGCCAGTTCGTGTCCCTCTCCAGTCGTCGTCGCTTCTGTCCACGAACGAATCCTCTCCTGCGTTTTTGTGTAACACGAACACAAGTCCACAATCGCAACGGCGTCTAAACATTAGTTCCTCCTGCAAACACAAGAACTAAATCAAACGCCGAACATTTCTGAACCATTTCTCTTGGTCTGATTACGGGTCATAAACTCTGTTCTCAGCAAGATCTGATCTTGCTgattttctgtgactttttggtcataaagaaaaggaaactaaaTCTGTTCATCCAGATATTTATTGAATTCGAGCTTAAAGCTCTTTTGAAGTCACTTAATTGtcgtttctttttgtcttgGCCTCTCAGCGTCTCCACCACTGACCTGTCCGGCAGGTTCGACTATGGCGGAGGCTACCTGAGGAAAAGCCCAGACCAGTACAGCTCCAGGGGCAGCATGGAGAGCCTGGACCCGCCCCAGTCCGCTCAGCTTCACGCCGCGGTTCAGAACCCGCTGGGCCACCACGGGCACGCCGGACTCCACTCGGCTTACTCGTCCTGCCACCAGCTGTCCTCCGCCAGGTTCATACAGACGAACACAACCCAAACCGCTCGTGGCATAGGCATATCAGGAATACCATATaaaaagatggctgcctacgtgTGCCAGCTCTACAAAACGgatatttactttattgaatcgAGACTGGATGTAGCATCAGAGCAGGCAGGCCACATCGTTGTAATAGGAATCTGTTtttatgaccttcaaccatcaggatTGTTTGTGAATCGGTGCgtgaaggtgtgtgtggggggtaagcatatgtgtaacagaaagacaaagtcTGGGTCTGAGTTAGTGTTGAAGGTTGTCCTTCGACGTGTCCATTGGTTCTCAAGTAGGGGTGAGGAACCGGACCTCTGGGTCCAAATGTCCTTTTAGCGAGTTTGGTAGCTGCTGTTGATTCTTAAATGGAACTAAACACTTCCTCAGTTCCACAAACATGACACAACTTGGGTCTTAGTCTTCGTTTTGATTCAGTCAGGCTTGCGCACGCACTGTAACCTGAAactaaacagactttttttgtgttcCAGGTCCTCCAACAGTATCGACCACCTGCACAGCAAGCGAGACTCCGCCTACTCCACGAGCTCCAGCATCCCGGAGTACCTCGCCTCGACGCCCTCGTTCAGCCCGGAGCGCTCCTACTCTCTGGAGACGGTCGCTCAGAGGGGCGGGGGAAGCGCCGAGATGCTGCAGGCGGACGTTCGTAACGTCCGGGCGGGTCTCTCCCAGGAGCGTGAGCTAAGCCCCGCCCCTGCTGCGTTGCTTAGCAGCGGCGACTTCATGGGGGGGGCGAGATCTGGACCTAACCGAGATCTCCAAGGTAAAGTTTCTGTTTCACTAAAAGTCTTTCCGGTGTTATCGTTTTATCCGAGACAtcattgggttttgttttttttaccgttATAGTTGGTGGTGTTTGTTACCgtggcaacagcagcagcagcgccagCGGCAGCAACAGGAGCAGCGTACCAGCTTCGAACCGACACAGCGTGGGACCGATATGGGGCTCGGCAGCCAGCTGCAACTCCTACGAGAGCCTGAAGGGGGCGCCGGCTCCGCCGAGGCGCAGCGACAGTTACGCCGCCATCAGGAACCACGACAGGCCGAACTCCTGGTCCAGTCTGGAGCACGCCCGGTCACTACGGTTAGCGTTGTCTCGAAGCCAAGACAAAACCAGATTGTTGTAACCCTCGAGACGTGTCCCTCTTCTAAAGTCCAGTTTCTGTCTCAGGTCTCTGCAGAAAGGGTCCTGGCATCACTCCAGTGGACCTGTTGCCCCAGGTACGGACATGGATCGATTGGACGGTGCAgtgcaaaagtcttaatccacttttctttctttgcaaaAGACATCCatgcttttaaaactaaaacaaaaagagctgcaGCAACTTCTATGTCAGGTGTTCGGCTGACAGCTCTTTGTTATTGTTGGTATTTTTCATCAATTCGGCTgaaaaaatgggaacaaattgagTTTTTGTAACAGGCTGCCGGTACCAAAGAGCCTAAAAGTTCTCCATTGGGCGTCGACTCAACATTGGTTCGCCCTTCGGGTTTAGGAGCCTATttgtgcctgaatgattcagGGGTCAGAGTTAAGAGTCAGAAGGAAGCTAAAGTCCAAATCAAAACTTCAGAAGGTCTGGAGGACGATTGATCAGGAGTTAGACTGGAACATGTACAGGAAGATGGCTGGTTTAAGACGTAGACGGATTCTGTTTGTCGTAAAACGGTGAAGCTTCAGGTAACCTGAGGGAAAATGAGGAAACGGACGAACACGAATGTTTTTGTTCCAGCTAAAGTTCCGTACGGTCCTGAGGGTCAGCTCCACACCGTGATTGAGAAGAGTCCGGAGAGCAGTCCCACCACGAAGCCGAGACAGGGTGGAGGGTTGTCCCAGCCGCCGTCTCCTACCGGACCCTCCTCGGGACCTGCAGGTCCTCTCAACGGCAGGGACGAGAGGCCGTCTGCTGCAGAAAATGGCAACCAAAGCAGTTCTTCGCCGCTGTCCCATTTGTCTTATTTGGCGCCTGTGTCTTCGCAGACCAGGACCCGAACGCACGAGGCGGACAGGTGACCCGTCACGAACTTGTCTTTAGGTCCTCCCGGGCCGTCTTGTTTTCCTAACTTTTGTCGTGTCTTTTCAGTCGGCATCAGCAGCAGGAGTTCAGCGCCGGAGCCCACAAGCCTCACGTGAAACCAACCGGGGGGGAATTCGACGGTCAGATCGGAGCCCAAAGGCCCCAGAACCACCAGACCTACCAGGTGTCCCATTCCCAGGAACAGGTCCAGGAGTTCAGGGTTGCCCCGGTCCACTCAGGTCCAGGTCTTAGAACGTCTTCCTCGCAGGAAAGGACTGACCTCCGAGACAAGAGCAGGTACGTTCCAGGACCATCGGAGCGTCCGGCGGTTAGATTCCCCATCTTCCCTTCCTTTGTTCCAATGTTGagtaaacgctgagtcagcatccaagttttcctgtttatagttcaTTACTTCAGCTGACTTTGTGGTATTTTAGCCATTCTCGTTTCAAAACGTTTGACCCGATCAGGAATATGACTTGTAATATTTGcatcttttatacttttttaaaattatttacttttgatTACAAAACTTTTCCtcaatgaaacattcagattcctcaaaacattgttctctgaaagtTACTTTACAAACTGACtcttattagcttttagctacagttttggtgattttagctttaacctatggtttgctcattttagcccttagccattatttttgttaatattagCTATTGGCTATCATTTTGCTTATTGTAGCTTTTATCTGTAGTTTTGCACATTTAGCTtgaagctactgttttgttaattggAATTTTTAACTatggttttgttgattttagctacagttttgctaatttcatcCATTAGCTGTTttatctaattttagctcttatctactgttttgctaattctagcttttagctatatatattttttttgcatgtacatttttagctatggttttgttgattttagcttttcccTATGGTTAGCTCATTTTAGCCCTTAGCCATGattttgctaacattagccTTTGGctatcattttgtttattttagcttttatgtattttttagcttagtttagcgatttgctacagttttgctaattttacccaTTAGCTATGCTTTAGCTAATTTTATCtcttagctacagttttactacatttggcttttagctactgttttatgAACGTACATTTTCAGCTATggtttgctaatgttagcttttgGCTATCATTTAGCTTATGCTAGCTTTTATCTATAGTTTTgcacatttagctttaagctactgttttgttaattgtacatttttagctatggtttgctaattttagctattatttttgttttagctctttgttctgcttgttctgactttaacaataaagttttagcttcttttaacagatttcagcagccaatcagctctcgtcttcttcttcttctcctttcagATCCAGAGACCAGAGCAGCATTTATCCAGAGCCAGCAGCCTCCTCCCGGCTCCCCCAGGGACAGGTGCGGCCCGCCGGCAGCTCACCTGCTCATCCGCAGCTCCAGACTCCGCCCAACTCCGCCCTGCAGCCGTGTCCTCGTCACCTCAGCGACTCGGCGGTGCCTCAGTCCCACGCCTGGACCCACAGAGACCAGGACAGAGACGGCGAGCACCCGCTGACGCGCCTGGAGAACGCCCTACAGGAGGTCCAGCGCTCCTCCAGCCCCAGCGGCGTTTTCTCCGCCGGTAACCATGACAACGGCGAGGACGCCCGCGGGCCTGCCCGGAGCCTGTCGGTGCTGGAGAAGGTCAGCTGTTTCGAGCGTCGGGAACACGGCGGGAAGCAGCGCAGCATGAGCACCAGCGTCGCGCTCAACAAAGCTTCCCATCTGCAGGTGACCCCGAAAATCCTCGTTTTTACCATCGCCGTTAGCAACAAATCACACACCTGTGACGCACCGAGACGTCGTCAAGATTCAAGCGAACTGAGCGAGGATCTTTGTCCCTTTTGTCCCGTTTTCTCAGGTGACTGATAAAGGCCGAAGTTTCCCCTGTGGAGCAGAAGACCTCAGGAATATGTTGGAGCGAAGCAACAAAGAGGCAAAAGGCCTCAGGACCGCGAGCTACAGAGGCGGCAGCAGCGAATTCATGAAACACGGGTAAAAAGAAACGATTTGATGCATcgagacataaaaaaaatctgatctttaCAACGTCTTAAAAAAACCTCCTAATAGAATATTTTGTTGAATGTATTGAATGTATTAActgatcagcagcagcaggtgtgagttaacacaacgccagggcgggaagacatcagcaatgacctcagagaatcaatctgggaggggtcaaaggtcatttagagtccatcgttctacagagagaaagattccTCACATtgaagacagctgctgatcttcaccctgaaggtcagaccgtgcaatgagctccatcagtcagcaggtcaaaggtcgaaggtcaaagcctcttctctcttaaaacaacatggcagctcgacttgaaggaaccaccagacttctggagcagaaccagaccagagggcagatgtttacccagaatgcactgcagctgtcagcacggcggcggagggctgatggtttgggctgattctggagtcagatgtgacaaacaggacaatgatcccaaacacagcagaacggtgcagaaccagaacctcagagagctgagcagaaacgctggaaagaagagtgggccgaaactcctccacaaccaggaacccactgagagtcctgctgctggaggaggttctacaacctgctgggtctttttgctgtttgacgtccttctttttttaacagtacaGCTAACAGCTTGTTTATCGCcacaaaaagcagctaaataaaaaaaaaaaacaatctgtttggTGTGCAGGCCTCCAGTGGACCCCGTTTCCGCCCTCCAGAGGAGCCGCAGCAGCTTCCAGCTCAATGGATCGAAGGAAGGAAAACAGAGAACCTCAGAGATGATGGAGCCCCTCCAGGACATCAGGTCAGTGTGTCCTCAGACGGCAGCTGAATCCTTCAGGACGTTGAGGAGATCACCCTGATGTTGGGTCATTTGATTTGTCAGGGACTCGCAGTTGAACGTCCACCGGTCTACTTCCTTCAGACGGAACCCTTCGTCTTCggccgctcctcctcctcccgtgTCCTCCTCCAGCGTCCAGCAGCCGCCCCCACTCCCCGCCAAGAGCCACTCTCTGGAGAAAAAAGGACCTAAAACCAAGCCCAAGCCGCAGGGCGTCGTCATCACCTCCCCGCACGTCCCAAAGGAGAGGCACGTGGTCCGGCCTGACGTCCGAGGCCAGAGCCCGCCGCCCCTTCCCGCTGTCCCCCCGGTCGGGCCGCCTCCTCCCGTGACGAGGATCTGCGGCCGCAAGCGTCTGACAGCGGATCAGAAGAAGCGCTCGTACTCCGAACCAGAGAACATGAACGAGGTTGGAGTTTTGGACCCTGAGATTTCTGCCCTCTTCCGGCGTGGAGGAGGTAAAAAACTTCTGTTTACTGCAGAATTTAGATGAACCAGGCGGTCAGTAAACATCAAGAACTTGATcgctcttcttctcttctaaCAGAAACCAGCGTGGCGGACCGCAGGAAGATGTTTGAACTCGCCGCCGTTCGCGTCGCTGACGGGGTGCCTCAGAGAACCATGTCCAGGTCTGACCTCAGGCAGGTTCGTCAGGACGCCCTGTTCGACTACGtggagaggaagaggggagtcaggagggaggaagggggCCAGAGGAGTGGAACGAGGTCTCGCAGCGCTTTCCTTCAGCACGAGAACGCCAACCACTCAGGTGAGCGCAGACGAtgggacagacaggaagtaaatccatggggatcagcctcatctgaagcaacagaggactcagggcacaaccatgatgactcactgaaatgacatgaaatagtttctatgaatgttgattcaaaacacaagattttagcagagatttcacctttttatcaaataccagtgaggtgttgtagttttggagctggaccagttctagtgtggtccggatgcaaaaaaagtgctgaagtggccCTTTATTNNNNNNNNNNNNNNNNNNNNNNNNNNNNNNNNNNNNNNNNNNNNNNNNNNNNNNNNNNNNNNNNNNNNNNNNNNNNNNNNNNNNNNNNNNNNNNNNNNNNNNNNNNNNNNNNNNNNNNNNNNNNNNNNNNNNNNNNNNNNNNNNNNNNNNNNNNNNNNNNNNNNNNNNNNNNNNNNNNNNNNNNNNNNNNNNNNNNNNNNNNNNNNNNNNNNNNNNNNNNNNNNNNNNNNNNNNNNNNNNNNNNNNNNNNNNNNNNNNNNNNNNNNNNNNNNNNNNNNNNNNNNNNNNNNNNNNNNNNNNNNNNNNNNNNNNNNNNNNNNNNNNNNNNNNNNNNNNNNNNNNNNNNNNNNNNNNNNNNNNNNNNNNNNNNNNNNNNNNNNNNNNNNNNNNNNNNNNNNNNNNNNNNNNNNNNNNNNNNNNNNNNNNNNNNNNNNNNNNNNNNNNNNNNtgcacacagttgcagcgcctcctacaggaaactggtggagctacgcagagaaccacgccgttcaaaagccttgtttggattcatgtttttataaaacactgaggtccggacctcggggtcctcagtgggagctacagCCCTGCGCTGAAGGTGGGAATAAACCCAGAAGTTCATGTTTCTTCtcatctcctcctgctcctcagaCACCTTCAgcctctcctccacctccagccTCCTCTCCCTCCAGGAAGCCGCCCCGGATCAAAGCTTCCTCTCCGGGGAGAGCCGTCTCTGCTCAACCCTCCCTGTTGGCTCGGACCTGCGGAGCCTCCAGACGAACCTTTTCTACCCCGGCAGGGTGACCACGCCCAGACCTCCTGCCCAGCCAGGACCCAGGTAACCAAACCCTGACCCCAGCTGCATCCACCTGCTTTCAGACAGCATTAATCCTCAGCGGATTAAAGCTTTACTTCctcttatttgttgtttttttttttctcgtagTGCGTCTCCCGGTCCAGCTCTGGAGCTCCGCGCCCAGGTCTTCCAGGATCTGGACCCTGAAGCAGCCCTCGGCAGGCCGGTTTGCCGCAGAAACTCGAGCCGAGACCAGCAGCAAGCCGAGCCTCAGCTCAAGCCGGGGCTTTCCAAGAAGCTGAACGAGGCTTTGCTGCGGGCCGGGTCGCACCGCGGGTCCGGGAGGTCGGCCTCGGCCTCGGATCTGCTGGAGCGATTGGAGAACCAGCCGTTCTCTCCTCAGCACCACCGCTCACGGTCCTCCCCAACCATAGATGAACTCAACCAGGTAATCCAGCCAGAACATTAAAACCACCACTCCATTGCACGGTAAAGCGTTGTACCGTCATCGTTTCGTCGTGCGTTTTGGGGAGAACCCAACCTAACCCTAACCGTGATTTATTCAACTATGTCAGGGATTCTACAGAGCCTGACCTCACCTTCTCTGTGTTTCAGAGCCTGATTTCAGGCGACGTCAAGATGTTTGGTGTGTCTTTCTCCGAAGCCGAGCGCTTCGCTCTGGCTGCAGACAGGTACGTCTCCACGTCATGTGACCAAACAAAGAGCCAATCACTCTCgagaaataaaatctttttaaggATTTACTCGACTTTGTCTGCAGATTGATCAGTTCGATGGATTCACTCCTGCAGGCCACCTCTGCCGATTAATGTGCcgatttttttgtcttttcctgtcATTCTGTATCTCTCAGACCTGCAGACATCCGGGTCGTCTCTCCTCGGCCGTCCCAGTTCAGTGAGACTACTCTCCAGTCTTCAGGACCTTCTCCAGGTAAAAGATGGAAGACATGTGGCATAAATCAAGCTACATTTCGACTGGTTTTCGAGACGTCTGGGAACAGTTGTTGACACTGATTAAACTGAGGTTTTTACCAGAGTTTGCAGCAATAATTAGAATCTATTTCTGCTGGACTTCAACTGAAGATCATCACCTTCACACCTGAACTACTCGTAGATGTTACGCTTGGGTCCAGGAGTTCAGGCTCCACCTACAGGATGTCCGTGAGGTGAGaatcaggactgaaagaacaagatcctggatccaagccgCTGAAAGGAGCTTCCTCAGCCTCAGAGATCAGGagaggagctcggagtagagccgttGCCGCTCCTCCTCGTTGAacagagtcagctgaggtggtccaTCTGGtcaggacgcctcctggacgcctccctttggaggtttttccggcatgtcccactgggaagagacctcggggcagacccagaactctctggagggagaGAACTCTCTTTGGtctgggatcctccaggaggagctggaggaggtctggatttctctcctggacctgctgcctccatgacccgaccacagataagaggtcgaagatggatggatggaggacagccgggctcagccttagagatcaGGCGAGGAGCTCCATCGTCCGAGATTAGAGCCGccgctcctcctcatcgaaggGAATCAGCTGAGGCGGTTCTCCTTGGAGGTGTTTTAGGCACCTCACTCTGCGAGTTCTCTGGACGTCTTAC
Above is a genomic segment from Kryptolebias marmoratus isolate JLee-2015 linkage group LG14, ASM164957v2, whole genome shotgun sequence containing:
- the shroom3 gene encoding protein Shroom3 isoform X1, whose protein sequence is MESRGRAGLRLEARLQGGAPWGFTLQGGLEHGEPLIISKVEDGGKADSLERPLRVGDEIVVINDVELSGFRQEAVALIKGSYKTLKLTVRREFDPGYIEEFVFPSDSSPALRLPPPPPPVPSSAPPQETLSSNHSQPCSAVQLRIRNRRAEPASRPHSWHLTKLDEGQRDFNPAEMDTISSAWHHSYPASVSTTDLSGRFDYGGGYLRKSPDQYSSRGSMESLDPPQSAQLHAAVQNPLGHHGHAGLHSAYSSCHQLSSARSSNSIDHLHSKRDSAYSTSSSIPEYLASTPSFSPERSYSLETVAQRGGGSAEMLQADVRNVRAGLSQERELSPAPAALLSSGDFMGGARSGPNRDLQVGGVCYRGNSSSSASGSNRSSVPASNRHSVGPIWGSAASCNSYESLKGAPAPPRRSDSYAAIRNHDRPNSWSSLEHARSLRSLQKGSWHHSSGPVAPAKVPYGPEGQLHTVIEKSPESSPTTKPRQGGGLSQPPSPTGPSSGPAGPLNGRDERPSAAENGNQSSSSPLSHLSYLAPVSSQTRTRTHEADSRHQQQEFSAGAHKPHVKPTGGEFDGQIGAQRPQNHQTYQVSHSQEQVQEFRVAPVHSGPGLRTSSSQERTDLRDKSRSRDQSSIYPEPAASSRLPQGQVRPAGSSPAHPQLQTPPNSALQPCPRHLSDSAVPQSHAWTHRDQDRDGEHPLTRLENALQEVQRSSSPSGVFSAGNHDNGEDARGPARSLSVLEKVSCFERREHGGKQRSMSTSVALNKASHLQVTDKGRSFPCGAEDLRNMLERSNKEAKGLRTASYRGGSSEFMKHGPPVDPVSALQRSRSSFQLNGSKEGKQRTSEMMEPLQDIRDSQLNVHRSTSFRRNPSSSAAPPPPVSSSSVQQPPPLPAKSHSLEKKGPKTKPKPQGVVITSPHVPKERHVVRPDVRGQSPPPLPAVPPVGPPPPVTRICGRKRLTADQKKRSYSEPENMNEVGVLDPEISALFRRGGETSVADRRKMFELAAVRVADGVPQRTMSRSDLRQVRQDALFDYVERKRGVRREEGGQRSGTRSRSAFLQHENANHSDTFSLSSTSSLLSLQEAAPDQSFLSGESRLCSTLPVGSDLRSLQTNLFYPGRVTTPRPPAQPGPSASPGPALELRAQVFQDLDPEAALGRPVCRRNSSRDQQQAEPQLKPGLSKKLNEALLRAGSHRGSGRSASASDLLERLENQPFSPQHHRSRSSPTIDELNQSLISGDVKMFGVSFSEAERFALAADRPADIRVVSPRPSQFSETTLQSSGPSPGPSHTPVTRRERQRNGERQRANSTSTLAASVGLPSPFPPAGMQDGGAAEWRASERLSQANLDAISFPDVPQADAADRRTRHSLSDILGDAAKDESRSRAFSLGSTGRRSEEHTNPVPPSSAPPTNRKPSGSSTPPPSSLRHQSSLRISESSLSSSFDQQQLNTQEDLDEVFFQSLLPPPPPPLPPLTPPLKETSILEDFPPPPPPLELEAGQQPESSSSEVPDRKSSSRSSPPLNLPPPSATAKDDLEYQLLPRRDKTPEEQRAETLARQLVLQDPSLAPLLDTWGGKSTVDLMEEIFANSRRANETRPGQSPETDQRTETETDQTTETNLDDEDADLKTKKVELCEALRSSVAALRAEKQALAEELRRHQALGSSLEVLVQDRLKANEREKYSVFVGDLDRIVNLLLSLCSRLSRIDRSLLCLQRDELRTEGAAEEQDSLHHKRSLLLHQTEDARELKDNLDRRQRVVHAILSGHLAEAQLRDYRRFVGAKPCLLIRQRHLDDLIRQGEEQLTRLAESLPAELAEACSSLATGSAHSVRPTAVTSL